The following proteins are co-located in the Chryseobacterium daecheongense genome:
- a CDS encoding DNA-binding protein, with translation MSTNTAILKGNNWTAKKVNSTYIVSVKNHSGIVEALTDFVINQDIKSGEITGIGAVSEATLRYFVPSTKKYVDKTFNEQMEVSNISGNVSELNGQPLPHLHITLGRQDYTALAGHLLDAKICGAGEFIFYPLDTRILKVKDVEVGINFYDFEKE, from the coding sequence ATGAGTACGAATACTGCTATTTTAAAAGGAAATAACTGGACTGCTAAAAAAGTAAATTCCACTTATATTGTGAGTGTGAAAAACCATTCAGGTATTGTGGAAGCGTTGACCGATTTTGTAATAAATCAAGACATCAAATCGGGAGAAATAACAGGAATTGGTGCTGTAAGTGAAGCGACGCTTCGTTATTTTGTACCCTCAACAAAGAAATATGTGGATAAAACGTTCAATGAACAAATGGAAGTCTCTAATATTTCCGGGAATGTTTCTGAGCTCAACGGCCAGCCACTACCCCATTTGCATATCACGTTAGGCAGACAGGATTATACAGCTCTGGCAGGACATCTTTTGGATGCAAAAATTTGCGGTGCCGGAGAATTTATTTTTTATCCGCTGGATACCAGAATACTCAAGGTCAAAGATGTAGAAGTTGGGATTAACTTTTATGACTTTGAAAAGGAATAA
- a CDS encoding NAD(P)-dependent oxidoreductase codes for MEDAKIGFIGLGNMGHPMAKNLEKAGFPLSVYNRTTEKANDFKEKSTVYNKVTELVKNNDVIFTMLTNDTAVRQVYEEILSEDIYGKLFVDMSTISPQATNDISSAVKIKEAGFIDAPVAGSTKPAADGTLIIMAGGDEKDLDRAEPYLQKLGKIRHLGENGKGIAAKLSVNYFLSTLYQGLAETVLFSDKLGIDRKDMLDIINESASGSGATKVKTPLLINDDYAPAFALDLMLKDILLAHNAGADYPLSKTLIETYQSAHDEGFGKDDVIGIINYLKK; via the coding sequence ATGGAAGACGCAAAAATTGGATTCATCGGATTAGGAAATATGGGGCATCCCATGGCTAAAAATTTAGAAAAAGCAGGATTTCCTTTGTCTGTCTATAACAGAACCACCGAAAAAGCAAATGATTTTAAGGAGAAGTCAACCGTATATAACAAAGTTACTGAGCTGGTAAAAAACAATGATGTTATTTTTACAATGCTGACCAATGATACAGCAGTGCGCCAGGTATATGAAGAAATTCTTTCAGAGGATATTTATGGAAAACTTTTCGTAGATATGAGTACCATTTCTCCACAAGCGACCAATGATATTTCCTCTGCAGTTAAGATAAAGGAAGCCGGTTTTATCGATGCACCTGTAGCAGGAAGTACCAAACCTGCAGCTGATGGAACATTGATCATCATGGCAGGAGGTGATGAAAAGGATCTTGATCGTGCTGAACCTTATTTACAAAAGCTGGGAAAGATCAGACATTTAGGAGAGAACGGAAAAGGAATCGCGGCTAAGCTTTCGGTGAATTATTTTCTGTCTACGCTCTATCAGGGCCTTGCGGAAACGGTCTTATTTTCAGATAAATTGGGAATCGACAGGAAGGACATGCTTGATATCATTAATGAAAGTGCAAGTGGAAGTGGTGCCACAAAAGTAAAAACACCACTACTGATCAATGATGATTATGCACCGGCATTTGCCCTGGACCTGATGTTAAAAGATATCCTTTTAGCCCATAATGCAGGAGCTGATTATCCTTTATCAAAAACGCTTATTGAAACCTATCAATCTGCCCATGATGAAGGATTTGGAAAAGATGATGTTATCGGGATCATTAATTATCTTAAGAAATAA
- a CDS encoding chloramphenicol acetyltransferase: MRKLTEICRKISSIKMKIIDVEKWNRKEHFNFFSKMASPYFGFTAEVDCTKAYDTVKTNSHSFFAYYLHKSMVAVNSVEELKMRIVDDQVVIFDVINAGSTIARADGTFGFSYIPFSESFDVFNKELQKEIQAVQNSTGLRLSTDTVTKALIRHSTIPWNSFSALLHPTNFDKTESIPKITFGKYSIRNGRKYLPVSIEAHHGLADGLHLAKYFEEFQKQLDL, from the coding sequence ATGAGAAAACTTACAGAAATTTGCAGAAAAATAAGCAGTATAAAAATGAAGATCATTGATGTTGAAAAGTGGAACAGAAAAGAACATTTTAATTTTTTTTCAAAAATGGCAAGTCCTTATTTTGGTTTTACAGCAGAAGTGGATTGTACAAAAGCTTATGATACTGTAAAAACTAACAGTCATTCTTTTTTTGCCTATTACCTTCATAAATCGATGGTTGCCGTGAATTCTGTTGAAGAACTCAAAATGAGAATTGTTGATGACCAGGTGGTCATTTTCGATGTCATCAATGCGGGAAGTACAATTGCCAGGGCAGACGGAACTTTTGGTTTTTCTTACATCCCTTTTTCAGAAAGCTTTGACGTTTTCAATAAAGAATTACAAAAAGAAATTCAGGCTGTACAAAACTCCACAGGATTAAGATTAAGTACTGATACCGTCACCAAAGCTTTAATAAGACATTCTACTATTCCCTGGAATTCTTTCAGTGCATTGCTGCATCCTACGAATTTTGATAAGACGGAATCTATTCCGAAAATTACATTTGGAAAATACAGCATCCGTAACGGAAGGAAATATTTACCGGTTTCCATAGAAGCTCATCATGGTCTGGCAGACGGTCTTCATCTGGCAAAATACTTTGAAGAATTTCAAAAACAATTGGATTTGTAA
- a CDS encoding MFS transporter, protein MQASSSQGISRTVIWLMAIISGLVVANNYYNQPLLALISNDVHISESAASKISVLTQIGYALGLLLIVPLGDKFFRKKLILIDLLLVFGSLLWMTFATQLWMLYAASLLIGMTSVIPQLFVPIAAELSSDEKKSSNIGLVMSGLLLGILLSRFVGGILGEILGWRAVFGIAAGLMILVWFAVYKMLPELSPNFKGTYKDLMRSVFHLARTQPVLQLASFRGAMAFGSMCALFTTLVFHMEKPPFNAGSSVVGSFGLAGAVGALAAAKVGAFQKFMNINRIIFYSLLIVLGSWAFTYFAGYTYWGLIVGVILVDLGVQSSHIMNQTSYFLIRTNAVNRLNTVYMVCYFIGGSLGTWLASVAWHYAQWEGVCFVGASFGLLALIAHLIFSRKVSKTL, encoded by the coding sequence ATGCAGGCGAGTTCTTCTCAGGGCATTTCCAGAACTGTGATATGGCTGATGGCTATTATTTCAGGGTTGGTAGTTGCCAACAACTATTATAATCAGCCACTATTGGCACTCATTTCAAATGATGTACATATTTCAGAAAGTGCTGCCAGCAAAATATCCGTACTGACCCAGATAGGATATGCACTGGGATTGCTTCTTATTGTTCCGTTGGGTGATAAATTTTTCCGTAAAAAACTGATTTTGATTGATCTTCTTTTGGTTTTCGGATCACTTTTATGGATGACCTTTGCTACTCAACTATGGATGCTGTATGCGGCGAGCTTACTGATCGGAATGACCTCTGTTATTCCGCAGCTTTTTGTTCCTATCGCAGCAGAACTTTCATCTGATGAAAAGAAGTCTTCCAATATAGGATTGGTAATGTCCGGATTACTTTTGGGTATTCTCTTATCCAGGTTTGTAGGGGGAATCCTGGGAGAAATTCTGGGCTGGAGGGCCGTTTTTGGTATTGCGGCAGGCTTGATGATACTCGTTTGGTTTGCAGTGTATAAAATGCTTCCCGAGCTCTCACCAAATTTTAAGGGGACTTACAAAGATCTGATGCGTTCTGTATTTCATCTCGCAAGAACACAGCCTGTTTTACAACTGGCCTCTTTCCGGGGCGCAATGGCTTTTGGCTCTATGTGTGCTTTATTTACCACTTTGGTTTTTCATATGGAGAAACCTCCATTTAATGCCGGTTCATCTGTGGTAGGGAGTTTTGGTCTGGCGGGGGCAGTAGGTGCTTTAGCCGCAGCCAAAGTCGGGGCATTCCAAAAGTTCATGAATATCAACAGGATCATATTCTACTCACTACTAATCGTTTTAGGCAGTTGGGCTTTTACCTATTTTGCAGGATACACGTATTGGGGTTTGATTGTAGGAGTCATCCTTGTTGATCTCGGAGTACAATCCAGTCATATTATGAATCAAACCAGTTATTTTCTGATCAGAACCAATGCGGTCAACCGCCTGAATACGGTTTATATGGTCTGCTACTTTATCGGTGGATCATTAGGAACATGGCTGGCATCGGTTGCATGGCATTACGCACAGTGGGAAGGGGTGTGCTTCGTTGGAGCAAGCTTTGGTCTCTTAGCTTTAATCGCTCATTTGATCTTTAGCAGGAAAGTAAGTAAAACATTGTAA
- a CDS encoding DsbA family oxidoreductase — MKIEIWSDVMCPFCYIGKNNFEQALQKLPFKDQVEVEWKSFQLDPTLNTGETKNTLTYFREKKGFPETQATQMISQVTQMGKGAGIDFNFETALITNTFPAHKLLHLSKKYNKSNEMEEALFIAHFIDGKNVGDVDTLAEIAESLGIDKEEAKHAVTSEELTSEVNEDIQQARNNGITGVPFFVLNGKYAVSGAQPVEVFENALQQTYKETVSPFTDLSNGENACGPDGCSI, encoded by the coding sequence ATGAAAATAGAAATATGGTCGGACGTTATGTGTCCGTTTTGTTATATAGGAAAAAATAATTTTGAACAGGCTCTTCAAAAATTGCCATTCAAAGATCAGGTAGAAGTAGAGTGGAAAAGCTTCCAGCTGGATCCTACCTTAAATACAGGTGAAACAAAGAATACACTTACCTACTTCAGAGAGAAAAAAGGCTTTCCTGAGACCCAGGCTACGCAAATGATCAGCCAGGTTACTCAAATGGGAAAAGGGGCTGGTATTGATTTCAATTTTGAAACTGCACTTATAACCAATACGTTTCCTGCACATAAATTGTTGCATTTATCTAAAAAATACAACAAGTCCAATGAAATGGAGGAAGCTCTGTTCATCGCCCATTTTATTGATGGCAAAAACGTGGGGGATGTTGATACGTTGGCAGAAATTGCAGAATCACTGGGTATTGATAAAGAGGAGGCAAAGCATGCAGTAACTTCAGAGGAATTGACATCAGAAGTCAATGAAGACATCCAACAAGCCAGAAATAATGGAATTACCGGCGTTCCATTTTTTGTTTTAAATGGGAAGTATGCTGTTTCGGGCGCTCAACCTGTTGAAGTTTTTGAAAATGCACTCCAGCAAACGTATAAAGAAACGGTTTCTCCATTCACAGATCTTTCTAATGGAGAAAATGCCTGTGGTCCCGATGGGTGCAGTATTTAA
- a CDS encoding helix-turn-helix domain-containing protein, with translation MDIHFYQPRNPVLKKYIQGYYFMDKDESASSIRYLTFPNNFFIVSACQDAEIRSDEGSMEIYHSPIKNIVIDLVSRCTGSTEIFYEKPINEITIYFKPLGIYHFFNADNCLILKDKILSSDFREAMDKILNEHGKEIQIKALEEYLLSKFIDKHLTGAENIIKDLENDISILDIAENNGITRQYVNKITKRFVAKPASEYRKINRFRNSLLQKKQVKNLTELSYENLFYDQSHFIKDFKELTQITPKTFFKKVNTEQNNIWLFI, from the coding sequence ATGGATATCCATTTTTACCAACCAAGAAATCCAGTTCTTAAAAAATATATCCAGGGATATTATTTTATGGATAAAGATGAATCTGCTTCGTCTATCAGATATCTGACATTTCCAAACAATTTTTTCATTGTTTCAGCCTGTCAGGATGCCGAGATCAGATCGGATGAAGGCAGTATGGAAATTTATCATTCTCCCATAAAAAATATAGTGATTGATTTGGTCTCCCGATGCACAGGATCTACGGAAATCTTTTATGAGAAACCCATTAATGAAATTACCATCTACTTTAAACCTTTAGGGATCTATCATTTTTTTAATGCTGACAACTGCTTAATTCTAAAAGATAAAATTTTATCTTCGGACTTTCGTGAGGCTATGGATAAGATACTGAATGAACACGGGAAGGAAATACAAATAAAAGCCCTGGAAGAATACCTGCTCTCTAAATTCATTGATAAGCATTTGACTGGAGCCGAAAACATCATCAAAGACCTTGAGAATGATATCAGTATCCTGGACATTGCGGAAAATAATGGCATTACAAGACAATACGTTAATAAAATTACCAAACGGTTTGTAGCAAAACCAGCCTCCGAATACCGTAAAATAAACCGGTTTCGAAATTCCCTGCTGCAAAAAAAACAGGTAAAAAATCTTACGGAATTATCCTATGAAAATCTTTTTTACGACCAGTCTCATTTTATCAAAGATTTTAAGGAACTTACTCAAATAACTCCAAAAACATTCTTCAAAAAAGTTAATACAGAACAAAATAATATCTGGTTATTTATTTAA
- a CDS encoding S41 family peptidase has translation MKKTLVLISLLYSLAFCCQKTNNPVVKDILEKVKDHYTDKDLYKKLETEFQPEDWDTLTGKELAQKLTEKLRTVSGDQHFFIKCKDGLTSENKKNAKETAAENNFLNSLENFGFENVKRLEGNIGYINFKGFAESRSSAKTLASVMDFVANTNSLIIDLRENRGGDNGMLILFCSYFFKEKTNLYSTYFRDKEKTVQNTTRTKVLGKKYLDKNVYILTSRSSFSAAEGLAYFLKNYKLAKIIGENTGGAANPVDEFIIADQYLTVIPVGKITATITHGNWEHTGISPDIKTTSENALKTAYILALKEIMNRKIQTELNRDELESLIEKLENEKSKMAIF, from the coding sequence ATGAAGAAAACACTTGTCCTCATATCATTATTATATTCTTTAGCATTCTGCTGCCAGAAAACAAACAACCCTGTTGTGAAAGATATTCTGGAAAAGGTCAAAGATCACTATACGGATAAAGATCTTTATAAAAAGCTTGAAACGGAATTTCAACCGGAAGACTGGGATACACTTACCGGAAAAGAACTGGCTCAGAAGCTTACTGAAAAATTGAGGACTGTGTCCGGTGATCAGCATTTTTTCATTAAATGCAAGGACGGTCTAACATCTGAAAATAAGAAAAATGCAAAGGAAACCGCTGCTGAAAATAATTTCCTTAATAGCCTTGAAAATTTCGGATTCGAAAATGTAAAAAGATTGGAAGGGAACATTGGTTATATTAATTTCAAAGGGTTTGCAGAATCCCGTTCAAGTGCGAAAACACTTGCATCAGTAATGGATTTTGTTGCGAATACCAACTCTTTGATTATCGATCTTCGTGAAAACAGAGGAGGTGATAACGGAATGCTTATCTTATTTTGCAGTTATTTTTTCAAAGAAAAAACCAATCTGTATTCTACCTATTTCAGAGACAAAGAAAAAACGGTTCAAAATACTACCCGAACAAAAGTTTTAGGAAAAAAATACCTTGATAAAAATGTCTATATCCTTACGAGCAGGTCTTCTTTTTCTGCTGCGGAAGGATTAGCCTACTTTCTTAAAAACTATAAACTCGCCAAAATCATTGGAGAAAATACCGGAGGGGCGGCAAATCCTGTAGACGAATTTATTATTGCAGATCAATACCTCACCGTTATTCCGGTTGGAAAAATTACAGCCACAATAACCCATGGAAACTGGGAACACACAGGTATTTCCCCGGATATAAAAACCACATCGGAAAATGCTTTAAAAACAGCATATATTCTGGCTTTAAAAGAGATCATGAACCGTAAAATACAAACAGAATTAAATAGGGATGAACTGGAAAGTCTTATAGAGAAATTAGAAAATGAGAAAAGCAAGATGGCAATTTTCTAA
- a CDS encoding taurine catabolism dioxygenase TauD has protein sequence MNSLKILEESSLTMERVLPVAIQITDSERRMIKDAVDHLERKYGNFENREFVMQVHQLASYFLPERLLKVLASFASDFSREQYGALIFQGLFDIDQEKIGTTPPNWQSADYSKFNQYGFACALLHGALPSKPVQYYSQRKGGGLIHAIIPDEKMRDTQTGSGSATDLYVHTEDAFLKHQADFLSFMYIRNEEQVPSTLYSIRSHESIHEDYKPLFDPIFKIPKDANLKTEAEEIDTLDAILYGNKELPFMRFDAAEQLFNPDIKQTDIAHHALSKFWQEAKHLIYSDFTPQAGDVIVVNNHLCAHGRSAFRAGIKNINGVEHTCERRIMLRMMSKVSLIDMRGHTLKEDPFFVIEEHLGKNFKDF, from the coding sequence ATGAATTCTCTAAAAATTCTTGAAGAAAGCAGTTTGACTATGGAAAGAGTACTTCCTGTAGCCATTCAGATTACAGATAGCGAGCGCAGGATGATCAAAGACGCGGTAGATCATCTCGAAAGAAAATATGGAAATTTTGAAAACAGAGAGTTTGTCATGCAGGTTCATCAACTGGCCTCTTATTTTTTACCGGAAAGATTATTAAAGGTTCTGGCGTCATTTGCCAGCGATTTTTCCAGAGAGCAGTATGGTGCATTGATTTTCCAGGGCCTTTTTGACATTGACCAGGAAAAAATAGGAACGACTCCACCCAACTGGCAATCGGCGGATTACTCAAAATTCAATCAATACGGATTTGCCTGTGCTTTGTTGCATGGTGCCCTTCCATCGAAACCGGTACAGTATTATTCACAGCGTAAGGGAGGCGGGCTGATCCATGCGATCATTCCGGATGAAAAAATGCGGGATACTCAGACGGGATCAGGATCAGCTACAGATCTGTATGTCCATACGGAAGATGCTTTTCTTAAACATCAGGCAGACTTTTTAAGCTTTATGTATATCCGTAATGAAGAGCAGGTACCTTCTACCCTTTACTCTATCCGTTCCCATGAATCTATTCATGAAGATTACAAACCTTTATTTGATCCGATCTTTAAGATTCCTAAGGATGCGAATCTAAAAACCGAGGCAGAGGAAATCGATACTTTAGATGCTATTTTATACGGAAATAAGGAACTGCCGTTTATGAGATTTGATGCCGCAGAGCAATTGTTTAATCCGGATATTAAGCAAACAGATATTGCCCATCATGCGCTCAGTAAATTCTGGCAGGAAGCAAAACATCTGATTTATTCAGATTTTACTCCTCAGGCAGGAGATGTTATCGTCGTTAATAACCATTTATGTGCCCACGGAAGATCTGCTTTCCGCGCGGGAATAAAAAATATTAATGGTGTTGAACATACCTGTGAAAGAAGGATCATGCTTCGTATGATGAGTAAAGTAAGTCTTATAGATATGAGAGGACATACCCTTAAAGAAGATCCATTCTTTGTAATAGAAGAACATTTGGGTAAAAACTTCAAAGACTTCTAA
- a CDS encoding aspartate aminotransferase family protein — translation MNNEILPHEGVINDTLNHFSGKFENIFHQDNYDHYRSAINDTLDLVGTFLHRNDKPFSGIEAKTMKQKVQHIDLNQKLSSYEELLNEVDDIYVKHATAFHLPQYVAHLNCPIVIPALAGEILVSAINSSQDTYDQSAGGTFMERKLIDWTAERLGYSSESDGVFTAGGSQSNLMGLVMMRDVFSQKNLHHNIKQDGLPPEAGRFRIFISDKAHFSNSKNASIMGLGEKSIIKVPTDHEFRMDITLLQKYMKREIELGNIPIGIIATAGTTDFGNVDPLEDIANIAAQHNIWMHVDAAYGCALLLSAKYRHLLNGIEKADSVTIDYHKSFFQPISSSAFIVKNRRELRILKHHADYLNPAETDEEEIPAQINKSIIQSTRRFDALKLWFTLRMMGQEQLAEYTDRVIDLTKDAAAMITEDQEFELLSHTDLSVLVFRYLRDDIEDLNALNLHIKMKLFYSGEILVASTKVDGNFYLKFTFLNPITTTEDIHQILNTIKKHGENFGTTN, via the coding sequence ATGAACAACGAAATTTTGCCTCACGAAGGAGTGATAAACGACACTTTGAATCACTTTTCGGGGAAATTTGAAAACATTTTTCATCAGGATAATTATGATCACTATCGTTCCGCTATCAATGACACTTTAGACCTGGTCGGAACATTTCTTCATAGAAACGACAAACCATTTAGCGGAATAGAAGCTAAAACAATGAAACAAAAGGTTCAGCACATTGACCTGAACCAAAAACTCTCTTCTTATGAAGAGCTCCTGAATGAGGTGGATGACATCTACGTAAAGCATGCCACAGCCTTTCACCTTCCTCAATATGTAGCCCATCTCAATTGCCCTATTGTAATTCCAGCATTAGCCGGAGAAATTCTTGTGAGCGCTATCAACTCTTCACAGGATACTTATGATCAGAGTGCCGGCGGCACTTTTATGGAAAGAAAACTGATTGACTGGACAGCAGAAAGATTAGGGTATTCTTCTGAAAGTGATGGTGTATTCACCGCAGGAGGTTCACAAAGTAATCTGATGGGATTGGTGATGATGCGGGATGTCTTCTCTCAAAAAAACTTACATCACAACATCAAACAAGACGGCTTACCGCCTGAAGCCGGCCGTTTTAGAATTTTCATTTCCGATAAAGCGCATTTCAGCAATTCAAAGAATGCATCTATTATGGGGTTAGGGGAAAAATCCATAATAAAAGTTCCCACTGACCATGAATTCCGGATGGATATTACATTACTTCAGAAATACATGAAGCGTGAGATCGAATTAGGAAATATTCCTATCGGGATCATAGCAACCGCCGGAACAACAGATTTTGGCAATGTAGACCCATTGGAGGATATTGCGAATATCGCGGCTCAACATAATATCTGGATGCACGTAGATGCAGCATATGGTTGTGCCTTACTTTTAAGCGCGAAATACCGTCATCTTTTAAACGGCATTGAAAAAGCAGATTCTGTAACAATAGATTATCATAAATCATTCTTCCAACCGATCAGCAGTAGTGCTTTCATTGTTAAAAACAGGAGAGAACTTCGAATTCTTAAACATCATGCCGATTATCTTAATCCTGCAGAAACGGATGAGGAAGAGATTCCTGCACAGATCAATAAGTCTATTATACAAAGTACCCGTCGATTTGACGCCTTAAAACTTTGGTTTACCTTAAGAATGATGGGGCAGGAACAATTGGCTGAATATACCGACAGGGTGATTGATCTTACTAAAGATGCAGCAGCAATGATCACTGAAGACCAGGAATTTGAATTGCTATCGCATACTGACCTTAGTGTATTGGTATTCCGTTATCTGAGAGACGATATTGAAGATCTGAATGCACTGAACTTACATATAAAAATGAAATTGTTCTACAGTGGAGAGATCCTAGTAGCAAGTACCAAGGTTGATGGTAATTTCTATCTGAAATTTACTTTCCTGAATCCTATTACTACTACTGAAGATATTCATCAAATATTAAACACAATAAAAAAGCATGGAGAAAATTTTGGAACAACAAACTAA
- a CDS encoding GNAT family N-acetyltransferase, with translation MEKILEQQTNVAEKALTITSRILLNGMLRELGNGRFYEGVPKYDTLTARALQNSNYPLYIRFELKKSNLFLFAPVAYRSESSFHNYAMPLWAVDHKNESIFEVDIDQLTALVYKELSEQFSEQGLELFTKRIQSSFRNLELIMNAGAQENDPVSYSFLESEQRLPAGHNLHPFTKARMGFSKEEQLLYGPEFNKEIQLEYFLVHKNNVVENSVLEISYNEFLKSIVSLPSDFGKNYLKEGESLSDFYIVPCHPWEASYLLSIKEGSEMIENRTLIYIGALGEGFYSTSSIRSMYSPHIPWMPKFSLNVLLTGSIRINTEKDLKRGYASALWRKHAASAFEKDFNQFKLLLEPVTLGVYHNDKNIDSLNLLVRENPFLPEDKILLLARLCQDEPADGKTFIQKFFSDVSDVLGMGLEESITIWFEKYIKLLIAPLNHLYSQYGMAPEAHQQNLLIQLDDQLLPQTLFVRDAQGYLLRESSRDQYTGLAKEYPEIEDLFIKDERLLDIISYHVLVSNFSALIASLGKTGWVSERMLIDILYREFDAIHHEMPSAFTNYALQNRYWGTKTNFKAVANEIDGITSAGAISYARVPNLLYKYFFSDQLINPKGNDVFFRRYFQKEDVTISMRPINLDEDLEMLHEWFNREHAVKIWQMNWPIDELETYYRLMLPGDEAHSYIISSNDEPSCNIEVYWPCRDIVGDYYDVMPTDYGTHQFIAPTDPKKKYVSPSTQSMVDYVFAQPEVGKMVGEGSVDSFASMMNKAHVGFKIEKIIEMPHKKANLNFCYREWYWEKFPQNKDVQITAKIAEHD, from the coding sequence ATGGAGAAAATTTTGGAACAACAAACTAATGTTGCAGAAAAAGCGCTTACCATTACAAGCAGAATCTTATTGAATGGTATGTTGCGGGAACTGGGGAACGGAAGATTTTATGAAGGAGTTCCAAAATATGATACCCTTACTGCCCGGGCACTTCAAAACAGCAATTACCCGCTATACATAAGATTTGAATTAAAAAAGAGCAATCTGTTTTTATTCGCCCCTGTTGCTTATCGTTCCGAAAGTTCATTTCACAATTATGCAATGCCTTTATGGGCCGTTGATCATAAAAATGAAAGCATTTTTGAGGTGGATATCGACCAGCTGACAGCTTTGGTTTATAAAGAGCTTTCTGAGCAATTCAGTGAACAAGGGTTGGAATTGTTTACCAAAAGAATCCAAAGCAGCTTCAGAAACCTGGAACTGATCATGAATGCTGGTGCTCAGGAGAATGATCCTGTTTCTTACTCGTTTCTGGAATCTGAGCAGAGGCTTCCGGCAGGGCATAATCTTCATCCTTTTACCAAAGCAAGGATGGGATTTTCAAAAGAAGAACAGCTTTTATATGGTCCTGAATTCAATAAAGAGATACAGCTTGAGTATTTTTTAGTGCATAAAAACAATGTTGTAGAAAACTCTGTTTTAGAGATCTCCTACAATGAATTTCTGAAAAGCATCGTTTCTCTGCCTTCGGACTTTGGAAAAAATTATCTTAAAGAAGGGGAAAGCCTGTCCGACTTCTATATCGTTCCATGTCATCCCTGGGAAGCCAGTTATCTTTTATCGATAAAAGAAGGCTCGGAAATGATAGAAAACAGGACATTAATTTACATCGGAGCCCTGGGAGAAGGATTTTATTCAACATCTTCTATAAGAAGCATGTACAGCCCTCATATTCCATGGATGCCAAAGTTTTCCCTGAATGTTCTTTTAACCGGTTCGATCAGGATCAACACTGAAAAAGATTTAAAAAGAGGCTATGCTTCAGCATTATGGCGTAAGCACGCAGCTTCAGCATTTGAAAAGGATTTTAATCAGTTCAAACTTCTTTTAGAACCTGTAACATTGGGAGTCTACCACAATGATAAAAACATTGATAGTCTTAATTTATTAGTTCGCGAGAATCCGTTTTTACCTGAAGATAAAATACTTTTACTCGCCAGGTTATGCCAGGATGAACCTGCTGACGGAAAGACTTTTATACAGAAATTTTTCTCGGATGTTTCAGATGTCCTGGGAATGGGTCTTGAAGAATCCATAACCATCTGGTTCGAAAAGTATATTAAACTATTAATCGCTCCATTAAACCACTTATACAGCCAATATGGAATGGCTCCTGAAGCTCATCAGCAGAACCTGTTGATTCAGCTGGATGATCAATTGCTTCCTCAAACACTTTTTGTAAGAGATGCACAGGGTTATCTCCTCAGAGAAAGTTCGAGAGACCAGTATACCGGGCTGGCTAAAGAATATCCGGAGATTGAGGATCTCTTTATCAAAGATGAGCGTCTTTTAGATATCATTTCTTATCATGTACTGGTGAGCAATTTTTCAGCACTTATCGCCTCATTAGGAAAAACAGGGTGGGTAAGTGAACGAATGCTGATTGATATATTATACAGGGAGTTTGATGCCATTCACCATGAGATGCCTTCAGCGTTTACCAACTATGCCCTTCAAAACAGGTATTGGGGAACCAAAACAAACTTTAAGGCAGTAGCCAATGAGATTGATGGAATTACCAGTGCCGGGGCTATTTCTTATGCCAGAGTTCCCAACCTTCTTTACAAATATTTCTTCTCGGATCAGCTGATCAATCCAAAAGGAAACGATGTGTTCTTCAGGCGTTATTTTCAGAAAGAAGATGTTACAATCAGTATGCGTCCTATTAACCTTGATGAGGATCTTGAAATGCTTCATGAATGGTTCAATCGTGAGCATGCTGTAAAAATATGGCAGATGAACTGGCCGATTGACGAGCTGGAAACCTATTACCGACTGATGTTACCGGGTGACGAAGCCCACAGCTATATTATTTCGAGTAATGATGAACCTTCCTGCAATATTGAAGTTTACTGGCCATGCCGGGATATTGTGGGAGATTATTATGATGTAATGCCTACAGACTATGGGACGCATCAGTTTATAGCTCCGACAGATCCTAAAAAGAAATATGTTTCTCCTTCCACACAATCTATGGTAGATTACGTTTTTGCCCAACCGGAAGTTGGAAAAATGGTAGGAGAAGGCTCTGTAGATTCTTTTGCATCCATGATGAATAAGGCACATGTAGGCTTCAAAATAGAAAAAATCATTGAAATGCCACACAAAAAAGCCAATCTGAACTTCTGCTACAGGGAATGGTATTGGGAAAAATTCCCACAAAACAAAGATGTACAAATCACCGCAAAAATCGCTGAACATGACTAA